The Rhizobium sp. NXC24 genomic sequence TGCGGAACTGCTTTAAAGAGCCAGCCGCTGGGCCCTTACGCTCGTCAGCGCAACCGCGGAGTTCTTGTGCAGGCGGCCATCCACACCTTTGTGATCAATAACAGTTGGAAACATGCGCAATGATCCATTCCCGACCGTCGCCCGAGCCATTTGTAATCCTTGCGATGCCGCGAACTGGGACGCACTATCTCGAAGCGTTGCTGAACGACCATCCAAATGTCTTGAGCAACGGTGAGTTGCTCAACAGCTATGACGAAAATTGGCCCGATAAGGATCGTCTGCGGCACAGCGATCGCGAGCTTCTCGAGCTCGCCTATATGCGCTATCCACCGAGCGAAAAGAAGGTCACACACGTCGGCTGTAAGATCAACGAGCCTCAATTTTATGACCGTCCAGGCTTTTTCGACGAATTGGCTCGCTGGCAAGGCCTCAAGGTCATTTTGCTTACTCGCAATACACTCGAATCCCTGCGATCGCTGGTGCAGGCAAGGCAAACGGGCCAGTGGCTGAAATTTAACGCGGACCCTAATGAGCCCCCAAGCGTTTCGCTGACAGTGGACGAATGCGAAGCCTATTTCAAAGCTGCCGACGATTTCCATACACGGGTCAAGGGCGCTTTCGATCCGAGCAAACTGCTGATGATCGAATATCAGGATCTTCTTCTTAAACCGAGCGCGTGTCTGGCAACCGTTTTGGCCTTCCTCGGAGCTCCCGCGCATCCGTCTTCCGATCGCACCACCATTCAACGGCAGGAAACACGCTCGCTCGCTCGCTCGCTGCAGAATTTTGACGAGCTACGGCGGCACTTTGCAGGCGGGCCTTATGCGAAGTTCTTCGAGCTTAACGACGCATCGGCTCCGCAAGGATAAATGAGATGTCTTTCGACAATCTGCGATACCTTGAATCCGAAGCCATCCATATTATTCGGGAAGTCGCTGCGACCTTTTCCAATCCGGTTGTGCTCTATTCCATCGGAAAGGACTCCTCCGTCTTATTGCATCTCGCGATGAGGGCGTTCTTCCCGGGAAAACCACCCTTTCCCTTTCTTCATGTGGACACCCGGTGGAAGTTTCGGGAGATGATCGCCTTCCGCGACCGCATGATGCGGGAAATGGACCTGAAATTGATTGTCCACGTCAATCAGGATGGCATCGATCAGGACATCAGCCCTTTTCGAGACGGCTCCAACGTGCACACGTACATGATGAAGACCCTGGCGCTGCGCCAGGCGTTGGACAAATACGGTTTCGATGCTGCGCTCGCAGGCGCCCGCCGCGACGAGGAGAAATCGCGAGCCAAAGAGCGGATATTTTCCCTTCGCAACGCCCAGCATGCTTGGGATCCGAAACGCCAGCGTCCGGAGATGTGGAGAACCTACAATACGCGTGTCAGCGCGGGCGAAACGATGCGCGTCTTTCCGCTTTCCAACTGGACCGAGCTCGACATCTGGCAGTACATCCAACAGGAAAATATCCCAGTCGTACCACTCTATTTTGCGGCGCCGCGGCCCGTCGTGCATCGCGGTGCGACGATGATCATGGTCGATGACGAGCGTATGCCGCTTGAGCCCGACGAAACGGTCACGCAACGCATGATCCGTTTCCGTACGCTCGGCTGCTACCCTTTGACCGGCGCGATCGAATCCAGCGCGGAGACGGTGCCGGAAAGTCCTGCGCGAGATCGTGGAGGCACGCACCTCCGAGAGACAGAGCCGGCTGATCGATCTCGACGAGGCCGGTGCAATGGAGAAGAAGAAGCGCGAAGGGTACTTCTGATGTCATATCCTTTTTCCATCTCACCGCATGACATAGAAGAGCATCTGGTCCAAGAGGACAAAGCACCGGTTCTTCGATTCATTACCTGCGGTTCTGTCGACGACGGCAAATCGACCCTAATCGGTCGACTGCTCTGCGATGCGCAACTGGTCTTCGAAGACCAATTGGCAGACCTTCGCCACGGCGGCATCCGCGGCGGCAATGGCGAGGAAATCGATTTCTCTTTGCTGCTCGACGGCCTTGAGGCGGAGCGCGAGCAGGGCATCACCATCGATGTCGCCTATCGCTATT encodes the following:
- a CDS encoding sulfotransferase domain-containing protein, which codes for MIHSRPSPEPFVILAMPRTGTHYLEALLNDHPNVLSNGELLNSYDENWPDKDRLRHSDRELLELAYMRYPPSEKKVTHVGCKINEPQFYDRPGFFDELARWQGLKVILLTRNTLESLRSLVQARQTGQWLKFNADPNEPPSVSLTVDECEAYFKAADDFHTRVKGAFDPSKLLMIEYQDLLLKPSACLATVLAFLGAPAHPSSDRTTIQRQETRSLARSLQNFDELRRHFAGGPYAKFFELNDASAPQG